The sequence below is a genomic window from Acomys russatus chromosome 6, mAcoRus1.1, whole genome shotgun sequence.
GAACATAGGTCTCCTGGTGGGGAAGAAAGGAACACAGAACAGGATCCCTGTGAAACAGAATAGCCACGCCAGCCAGAAATGCACGAAAAAGCAGAAGCTCGCAGTGGCAGGGCAGCAGTGACTACAGGGCTAGTCCAGCAATGCActccttggggggagggggagggagaaatggagttCTTCTTCTTCCCTAGTGTTATTGCTCAGAATAAACAACCAGTCTTCAGTGAAATACATGGTGTGCTCacctttttatttcatgtgaaatggGGGCTTATAAACCTTGGGAAGCAGGAGaggtgtttgatttgctgggacTAAGAGTGCATGGGATACTTCATTGACAAGCAGCAGCATAGTCCTTACATGAGAAGGGGAAGGCAGTATTTCATTATCCTATGAGCAGCAGggggtagggatggggtgggaagaactccaggtacagttaaaggtATGGAAGAGGGTCACTGGCTGAAAGCTAAGGTACCGTAGACATCTTATTATGGTAGGGTGGATATTTCCAGCAATCCTTAGGTATACCCTGAGTAGTATCAGGAAAAGGTTGGGCCtataatctccctgagggctatgtcaTGCTCCTTAGAGGATTTGGAGTTTTCCCCAGATCAGTGAGAAAGGGATTTGGCATTGAGTACCTAGTACCGAGATCAGGGGATttctggaaatgccagacttcaaccttaaccAAGGGTACAATCTCATTCCAAGATCTCTTAGTTTACTCACATTTAATGATCTATCCTTTTATTATGCACGGGCATATTTCTGGGAATGTGGTTGAGCTCTGAGCATACCAGTGAGCTTCCTCACTCTTATACAAGAGTCAAGTAAGTGCTCAGTACAGTGTTGGAGGGAAAAATATACTGTAATAGAATCACAAGAAGACAGAATTGGATTAAGCCCCTTGCAATGATTCAAGTTTCTGACATACTCTTTTCATAAATTACATAGCAAAGAAGGGTTCTGATTTTGTCTCCAGAGCCAGTTATGCTGCACCACCTGTATACTGAAATATTCCTTTTGTGTTCTTTCAATCTAGATAATTTTAAGTCTCTAATCTCTCCCCAACTTTTCCACGTTTCCTTCAGTTCAGATTTCTTTGGCTTCCTGGGTTTTCACTCTGAATGCAGGCCACTTGAGGAACGCTGACCCTTAGCTAACATTGGTTCTCTCCTGTTACAGCCTCAGAAGGAGCAGACAGCAGCAGAGCAGGAAGCCATCAGAGAAGGTTTACAGAAAGGCCCATTGGTAGCTGTGGTGCTGAAAGCCATGGACCCTTTTGAGTGCAAGGCCAAGGAAGGGAAGCAAGAAATATTCCATGCAACagtggccacagagaaagagTTTTTCTTCGTGAAAGTTTCAAATGCACAGTTTAAAGATAAATTTATCCCAAGGAAAACAATTAAACTATCAAACTATATTTGGCACAGTAGCTTCTTGGAGGTGACCTGTTCCTCAGTTGTAGTTGAAGCTGAATCTAACCACAAAGTCTGTGTCTCAAAGAAGATTAGGAAGAAAGCTGGGGAAACTCCCAAAATTAGTAAGCTGAAAACTCAGCTCTGTGGAACAATTGTGAATGGGATATTTAAAGTCCAAAAGGTAAGTTCTTACATGCAATTTTACATTGATTAGTAAGGTTAATATAACCTATAACACCTATTCTAAACATTAATGGAAATTTAGAAATTATActtcataatatatatacatatatatatgaaacagttcaacaattaaaaaacaatttgaaaatctTAAGAATTTACAGGATGATAATTTGCCAAAACGTGCATACAAAGctcataaaagttttattttgtatttttgtttgttttgctttttgagacagggtcttactaggtAGGTGTGGCTAGTCTGACACTCactgagatccccctgcctctgcctcctgagtgctgggatctatACACATGTCACTACATCCAGCAAAGCTTTCATTTTgaagttacttttatttctttttaccctTGTATCCTCTGAATCATAGACACAGTTATTTTCCCCTCTGTGTTGCTTTTATGTGCTTCTGTACCATCCCACGTTCAAAGTCACTTTTGTTTTGAGCACTCTGTAGAGGACTGATGAACTGAGTTGGCTTGAAGACCTAACAGTGAGTGAAGACAATGGAAGAGTTAGCAGGGTATTCTTGCTAGGTgccaaatatctctgtcagagtttccattgctgtgaagaggcaccatcaccatggcaactcttaaaaagacttttaaaaaacttttaattcagagtggcttacagattcagagatttatttcattattatcatggtgggaagcacagtggcacacaggcagacatggtacaggagaagtagctgagagttctacatccagatctgtAGGCagcgggaggagagagagacactgggcctggcttaagcttctgaaccttcaaagcccaccccacctcctgcagtgacacactccctccaacaaggccacacctactccaacaaagccacaggtCTTGATCCTTTTTAATAATGCCACTCCATCATTCAAACCACTGTACCAGGAACCAGGGAAAACTAGTCTTAGTGTTAGCAGTTTTTTGTTAAAGAGAGATTCTGAAAAAATACAGGAAACATGTTGATGACCTCTCTAGACTTGTCAGGAAAGGTTCAGGAGGAGATTGTCCTCCTTGGAAAATTAAAGCATAAAAATACCCTCTTGTACCCCTCAGTTTTGGGCCTTCTATTTGATCAACTACCCACAAATGTTTATTCATTCAGTCAATAAAACTAAATCTCAAATGCAGTCCTTATTTTATGTAACTGGCCAGTATCTGGTCCCCTTCCAACCCAGGCTTGTGAATGATTTTTCATCATTGACTTTTTAacttttagggtttttaaaatttatttaggtCTTTTCTTACTGGTTCATGTGTGTCTGGACTTGTTTTATTAAGCAGCCCTCTAAATCACAAGGTCTTCCTTTAGCTTCACTTTCTCTGTCTACTAGTTGTTTCTATGCGCCATCTTGGCCTCCCAAAGGAAAAGACCTTGAGACTAGAAAGATGGACACAAGAGGGAACATGCTTTTAATAAGATTGTTCCACCCCCTCCACTGAGATTGGCTAATATCTGTTAGGTAGAAGTCTGTTAGTTTGAAAGCTGGAATGATTCTTCACATTTCTTTTGGAAGGATGCTCCTGTCCTGTCTGATAACTGATTTACGTGCTGCTCTTCTTCAGTCATCTCAGCAGGGCTTgactcttgttttcctttcacaGATAACAGAGCAAAAGCGTAGAGTACTATATAGTGTATATGACAAAACCGGGGAGATGGAAGTGTTGGTGCTTGGAAACCAGAGCAAAATACAATGCGAGGAAGGAGATAAGCTTAGACTCACATTCTTCGAGGTGTcaaaaacaggagagaaaataCAGTTGAAATCTGGACCCTATAGCTTCTTTAAGGTATGAAAGAAAGTCATTTCTTAAAAGAGGCCATTAGCTGGTGTTTTCTGTCAGAAAGCTGAAAAGGAGCTGCTGGACATGATATGGGAAGAGCCTGATATGTAGTGCATCTGCATCTCACAGACCTGAGGAGCCTGTTTTTAGAAAACGCATATTCTAGAAACACAATTACAAAGCCATGGATGTCCCAaagaagacatacacacacacgcgcgcgtgcacacacacacacaaacacacaccacacatacacccctcccccaacacacacatattctcaaaGAACTCCACAATGAGTTTCTTGATTACAGTCTAAATCTAAGGCAGCTTGGCCAAAGTTGCACAACTCATCCTGACAAATGCAGTTACAAGTGAAGTCAGAAGATAAACACCTTGCAAACAACTTTTTGAGCCCGTGAAACCACCCATGCCTCTGTCACAGCCCAGGGCAGTTAAGTAAGTCATCACCTCCTCGCACCTTGATACTGCCTTGCTCCCTTCCCCATACCTAACAGTGTTTATATGGACTGTTGTCTCTCTTCCTATGTTTTAGATAGAGACCTGAGGAATATTCGTATGTGGCTTATTAGGTAGGAGTGTATGTGTTCAGAGCAGATATACTTCAGGAGAGCCATCCAAGAGTGTAGGAATTAAGAAGGGCCATGAAGGAGGGGGAGATTCGTTGGAAAGAAAGGTTCATTTCAGAAGAACAGTGACTGGAAGTAGAGGAAAGTTAATCATCAACACCTTAGTCTACATCTTTCTCCTCCATACAGGTTATTAAGGCTGCAAAGCCAAAAACTGAGAAGAAAAGTGTGAATTGAAGTCAACTCACCTAAGAGGGTTTTGCTGAAGAATTCTCAGGCTGCCTTTTGAATCAGACTGGGCCACTATCCAGTTATATTAATGAAAGTAGGACAAACACTCAACCATCGACTCTAAACTATATGTAAAATTatcattaattaaattattccttTGTCAAGGGTCGGGCTGTTATTCTTCATTTCACAGATATTCAAGCGTgttgtaattatataaataactGTTAAATGAACAAACTGAAcagaaaatgtttttc
It includes:
- the Aim2 gene encoding interferon-inducible protein AIM2 — translated: MESKYKEILLLTGLDKITDEELKRFKFFAVDEFKITRSEMQDANRTDLADQMIKSSDAEFALTKTIRIFRKLNYMHIANCLQEEKKKVESKSMTNPKKKGTQQGKKESQSENHSVVSATRRDKACKKPCATKVCPQAKDLTSSRQAAGHRQSTKSDPQKEQTAAEQEAIREGLQKGPLVAVVLKAMDPFECKAKEGKQEIFHATVATEKEFFFVKVSNAQFKDKFIPRKTIKLSNYIWHSSFLEVTCSSVVVEAESNHKVCVSKKIRKKAGETPKISKLKTQLCGTIVNGIFKVQKITEQKRRVLYSVYDKTGEMEVLVLGNQSKIQCEEGDKLRLTFFEVSKTGEKIQLKSGPYSFFKVIKAAKPKTEKKSVN